The genomic segment ACCTGATGTGGCTCCAGTACGTAGAACCTGATCATGACCCTGTGGAATACAAGTTCACCGACAATTAGATTCATGTATTGAAAAACATATACAGAAGATCATGTGGCTATAATTTAAATCTACTAAATGCAATATTCAATTTAATGCAATATAAAGTCAATACATACTTTGAATGCTATATGGTCTTGCAAGATCTCCTGTGCAACCCCTTACAAGCATAGGTAGTTGGGCTATAATCAATACCTTGTGGTAGTAATAACCTAGACATATGAACTGTCCATAAATCCAGACACACCATGGCATAACAGATAACTACAATTTTTCATCTGTTTCTTGAGTCAAAGTTGAGTTGGGCTTTAAAGAGTCTGCAGGCAGGCCGGGTACAGGAATTGACATACAGAGACACTCCATCTTTCAATCTGAGATAAGGTATCATATGACATACTGCCCTTTATCCACACcaatgcagaaatgcaaaatccTCTTATGTTATgcataaaacatatttttctatCATTAGAACAGAGCCAAAGCTCTGCAGTAGAGGATAGTACTAAGGTAAAATGAATTAATGATTTGTAGCATAGTCAGCTTCTAACCGGTCTTCAGTAAGTCCAAGTTCTCCTGTAAGGAAAGGGAAGATATTGGcattgtgttccttgttcttctcAGCAGTGTCAGTGACACCGATGGCGGACACGGACAGTATCACGCAAGGAGCACAAGTTCCACTCATGAGCATTGGCAGTCCTGGTTTCACCACCAACATCATTCTCTGCATGGAAAACAGacaacataacatacacacaAGCACCATTTTTGAATAGAATTAGCTAGCTAAGCTATATCTAAGTATTTAAATATGGACACTGGAGTTAAAACCTTGATAGCCGCTaactatagtgccttcagaaagtattcacacccttgactttttccacattttgttgtgttacagcctgacatTAAAATTGATTAAGTTGAGATTTTgtgacactggcctacacacaataccccctgatgtcaaagtggaattatgtttttagacatttttacaagtattcaacccctttgttacggCCTAAATAAgtacaggagtaaaaatgtgtttaaccagtcatataataagttgaatggactcactgtgtgcagtaagtgtttaaaattatttttgaatgactaccttatctctg from the Oncorhynchus tshawytscha isolate Ot180627B linkage group LG33, Otsh_v2.0, whole genome shotgun sequence genome contains:
- the LOC112230750 gene encoding D-dopachrome decarboxylase-A → MPFIDLESNLPESTFSEDFMKKLCSKTAAVLGKPEERMMLVVKPGLPMLMSGTCAPCVILSVSAIGVTDTAEKNKEHNANIFPFLTGELGLTEDRVMIRFYVLEPHQVGKKGTVMSYL